TCGTCGCGATGACCGATTCCCCGAGCGCCAGTCCTTCGCGAAACCAGTCCGACAGGTAACCCATCGCCGCCGCGACGGCGGCGACATAGAGCAGGGTGATGACGACGACGAATTTCCGCATGCAAGCTTGGCGCTGCGATTTTTCGCCGTTGAGCTTATGCCGCCTTGCGGCGCTTCATGGCTTGATCGAGGTCATATGTTGCCTGCAAATTCATCCAGAGCTTCGCGGAGGTACCCAACGCCTTGGCCAGGTCCAACGCCGCTTCGGCCGTAATGCCGCGCTTGCCCTTGATGAGTTCGTTCAGACGCGCGCGGGTCCAGCCCAGTTTCTTGGCAAACGCCAACTGGGTGATGCCCGCGGGATTGAGAAACTCCTCCAGGAGGATTTCGCCGGGGTGAAACGGATTCTTGGGCTGTTTCATGATTAAGGACTCCTGCGCGCGCGATTAGTGATAATCGACAACTTGAACATCTTTGGCGTTGCCACCCTCCCACCGGAACAGAATGCGCCACTGGTCGTTGATCCGGATCGAGTAGTAACCAGCGAGTCGTCCTTTCTTTGGCTCCAACCGGTTTCCGGGCGGAGTTCGCAGGTCCATGAGTTCGGCGGCATCATGCAGGTACAACAGTTTGCGTCGTGCGACCCGTTTCAGCTCGGGAGAAAAGTGGCGCACCTCTTTCGAGGCTCTGTCAAAGAACAAATCTTCGGCAAGCCGATTGCCAAAACTCTCGATCATTGTTCTGATGTTATCATATATCGATAACTTTGCAAGTCGTGATTTCTTGTGAAGCTGCTTGCTGGAAGTTCAACGAAGTTCGAAGGTTACTCAGCTTTTTAACCGATAGCCGGTCCGGAAGATCAGCCACACCAGCCCGAGGCAGAGCAGGAAGAAAATCGACGTCGCTGCCAGGCTGATGCCCACACCCACGTCGGCGCTGCCGTAGAAACTCCAGCGGAAACCGCTGATGACGTAGACGATCGGGTTGAACAGGCTGAATGTGCGCCAAGCTCCCGGCAACATGTCGATCGAATAGAACACGCCGCCGAGGAAGGTCAGGGGCGTGAGGATCAGCATCGGCACGAACTGGAGCTGTTCGAAGCCCTTGGCCCAGATGCCGACGCAGAAGCCGAACAGGCTGAAGGTGACGGCGACCAGCAGCAGAAACCCGACCATCCAGAACGGGTGCATGATATGGATCGGCACGAACAGGTTCGCGGTCGCGAGGATGATCAGCCCGATCAGGATCGATTTGGTCGCCGCCGCGCCGACGTAGGCGAGCACGATCTCGAACGCCGATACCGGCGCGGACAGGATCTCGTAGATAGTGCCCGTGAACCGTGGCATGTGGATGCCGAAGGAGGCGTTGCTCACGCTCTCGGTGAACAGCGACAGCATGATCAACCCCGGCACGATGAAGGAGCCGTAGTGGATGCCGTCGACATCGCCCATGCGTGAGCCGATGGCGGCGCCGAATACGACGAAGTAAAGCGAGGTGGTGATCACCGGCGTCACCAAGCTCTGCCAGATGGTGCGCTTGAAGCGGGCCATTTCGAACTTGTAAATGGCGAGAATCGCGTGGTAATTGAATTTCAGGGTTTGGGTCGTGGTGTTCATTGGCGTTCGGATACCAGGCTGACGAAGATATCTTCGAGAGAGCTTTCACGCGTGTTGAGGTCCTTGAAGACGATGCCCAGTTCGCTCAGGCGCCGTAACAACGACGGGATGGTCGTATGTTCCTTGCTCGAATCGAAAGTGAATTCCAGATCGCTGCCGCCGTTGTTCAGCGTCAGGCCCCAATCGCTCAGGCCCGCCGGGATTTCTGCCAGTGGTTCCTGCAAGTGCAGCGTGAGCTGTTTCTTGCCGAGTTTTTTCATGAGCGCGATCTTGGTCTCGACCAGGATCAGCCTGCCCTTGCTGATCACGCCGATGCGATCGGCCATTTCCTCGGCCTCGGCGATGTAGTGCGTGGTGAGAATAACGGTGACGCCGCCGTCGCGCAGACGCCGCACCAGCGCCCACATGTCGCGGCGCAGCTCCACGTCCACGCCGGCGGTCGGCTCGTCGAGAAACAGCACCTCTGGCTCATGCGCCAGCGCCTTGGCGATCAGCACGCGCCGCTTCATGCCGCCCGAGAGCGTCATGATCTTGTCGTGGCGCTTGTTCCACAGCGACAGGTCGCGCAGCACCTGTTCGAGATGGGCCGGGTTCGGCGGCAGCCCGAACAGGCCGCGGCTGAAATTCATCGTCGCCCACGGGGTCTCGAACATGTCGGTATACAGTTCTTGCGGCACCAACCCGATCTTGGCGCGCGCCGCGCGGTAGTCGCTGAGAATATCGTGGCCGTCGACGCGCACACTGCCCGAGGTCGGTGTACTGATGCCGCAGACCACGCTGATGAGCGTGGTCTTGCCTGCGCCGTTCGGCCCGAGCAGCGCGAAGATCTCGCCCCGGCGGATGTCGAGGTCGACGTCCGCGAGCGCCACGAGCCCCGAGGCGTAGGTCTTGTTGAGCTTGGCGATGGAAATGACGGCGGTCATGGGCGTGCTGACTTTACCCGCCGCTTAAGGCCTGTACCAGCGCCACGGAATCGGTCGGTCGCAGCGACTGCCTGATATTGAAAGTCTGTTCACCGTTGACGAAGAAGCGCATGTGCGGGCGCATCTTGTTCTGCTCGTCGATTACGCGGAATCGCAGTCCGGGATATTGACGGTCGAGATCGGCGAGCAGCTCCATGAGTGTGGCGCCGCTGGCTTCGACCTCAGGCACTTTGGTGTAGGACAGCAGCGGCGTGGGAATCAGCACTTTCATCGGTTCAGCCGATTTCTGCGGCCTCCACCGCGTAAATCTCGGGAAGGTGCTGCGCGATGCATTCCCAGCGCTTGCCTTCGTCGCGGCTCATCCACAACTCCCCGCTCGTGGTTCCAAAATACAGTCCCACGGGATTTTGCGCGTCCGCGGTCATGGACTGGCGCTTCACCGTCCACCACGCCTGATTCTTGGGCAGGCCGGCATCGAGACGTTGCCAGGTCTTGCCGGCGTTCCGCGTCACGTACGCGGCGGGCTTGCCTTCCGGACTCGTGCGTGGCCACACAGTCGTGCCATCCATGGGAAACACCCACGCGGTGTCGGCATCGCGCGGATGCACCACCATGGGAAAGCCGACATCGCCAACCTGTTTCGGCATTTGTTTGCCGATGCGCGTCCACTCCTGCGACGGCCGGTCGAGCCGGTAAATGCCGCAGTGGTTTTGTTGATACAGGCGGTCCGGATTGCTCGGGCACATCTGCACGCAATGCGGGTCGTGGACGGCGATATTAGCGGGATCGAAACCCTCGACGACGTTCAGCCCTTTCACCAGCGTCGTGAAGCTGCGGCCGCGGTCAAATGTTTCGTGCACGCCGCCGCCTGACATGGCGAGATAAAGATGCGCCGGGTCGCGCGGGTCGACGATGATCGAGTGCAGTTTCGGCCCATCCGGCGTGCCGTCCTGCTCGCTGCCCATCCAGGAACGGAACTGGGGGTCGTCGTTGATGATGGAGAACGGCTCCCAGGTGTCGCCGCCATCGTCGGAGCGGAACAAACCCTGCGGCGACGTGCCCGCGTACCACGCCTTCGGCTCGTTCGCATGGCACGGTGTAAGCCAGAACGTGTGTTTCACCGAGCGGCCGTTCGGCGCCTGGGCAAACGCGGGCGGCTTCGTGGCCTCCTTCCAGGTTTTCCCGAGATCCGTGGAACGGAAAATGGTCGGACCAAGGTGGCCGGTGCTCGCCGCCGCCAGCAGCGTGCGCCCGTCGCGCGGATCGGGCACGAGGTGATTGATGATCTGGCCGAGAAAGTGCGGCCCGTCGACGCGCCAGGTCTTGCGTTTCGCATCGCCGTGAAACAGCCACGCGCCCTTGCGCGTGGCGACCAGCACCACCACCCCGCGCGCTGCGCGCGGGGCAGATTTGGTTCGGACAACAGGCTTTTTCGTTCGGGACGGTGATTTCTTGTCAGCGCGCGCCATGTATCGATTCTCCTCCGTGACAGGTTTCAGTACTCCGCCAGCAAAGCATGTCGCGCCGACCATGCGAAATCAAGCCTCGGGGGTGTAGGCTTATTACAGATTCTGACGAACGAAGACCGGGAGACTACCAATGGAACTCAAGGGATCACGCCACTGCGGGAGTGTTAAATTCACCGTCCAGCCGCTACACCCGTATCCGTCCCGTATCCGTTGAATCTTTGCTACTGCTCGATATGCCGCCGTCTCCGAAAGAGCTGCGCCTCGGGATCCGGTGACTACGCTGAGATCGAAGGCAAGCTGGGTGCCGGTACTCGTCGGCCCGCGCGACAAGAAGTTTGATGAGTACCCGGAGGAATCTATCGCGGAGTGGCACCAGCGCTTAAAGTTGGAGCGCTGACTCACGGTACATAGTTTCAGGAATATAAGAGCAAGTCTCGAATTGTACGGCACGGCATTGTGTACAATGCACGCGTTTCCTTTGAAGTTCGCCGCGGAGGTCATCCGCGCCGGGCACCCGGTGCTCGCCGCCAAGATACAGCTGCGCACCGCCGTGCTTGATTGGCGTTCTCGTACACTGGAAACGATTGCCGCTGCCTAGCGAGTGGAGGCATGGTATTCTATGGCTGTCTGCAAACAGCTGTGGACAAGCAAGAATAAGGAGATATTCGAATGAGCAGTAATCCGCGTGTGGCGGTAATCATGGGTTCCCAGAGCGACTGGGAAGTGATGCAGACTGCCGTGAAAATGCTTAAAGATTTTGGCGTCAGCTGCGAGGCCAAAGTGATGTCGGCGCATCGTACGCCCGAACTTGTCGCGGAGTACGTCCGCGCCGCGCCTACACGCGGCACGAAATGCATCATCGCCGCCGCCGGTGGCGCCGCGCACCTAGCCGGCGTGGTGGCGGCGCACACAACCCTGCCGGTGCTGGGTGTGCCGATGCCTAGCAAGCACTTGCAGGGCATGGATTCGTTGCTCTCGACGGTACAAATGCCCAAGGGCATACCGGTGGCGACCTTCGCGATTGGTGACGCCGGTGCGGGCAACGCGGCGCTGTTCGCCGTGGCCATGCTTGCGCTCGAAGATGCCGTGCTGGCGCGCAAGCTCACCGAGTTCCGTAACAAGCAGGCCGACGCGATCAAGGCCACCAAGCTCCCGGACGTCTCTTGACCCAGTCTAACAAAATGAAATGGACAGGATTAACAGGATTTACAGGATTAAAACGAAAATCCGGAAATCTTTTTTTTGATTTTTTAATTCCTAATCTTGTTAATCCTGTAAATCCTGTCTGATTTTTCTTTTTTGTCAGAGCCTCTGATGCAGCTCACGCTGACACGCCCGGACGACTGGCACCTGCACTTGCGCGACGGTGCGGCCTTGCGCGCGGTGCTACCGCACACGGCGCAGCGTTTCGCGCGCGCCATTGTCATGCCCAACCTGAAGGCGCCGGTCACCACCGTTACCCAGGCGCTGGCTTACCGCGAACGCATTCTGGCGGCGTTGCCTCCCGGCGCGCGTTTCGAGCCGCTCATGACTCTCTACCTCACTGATCGCACCACGCCGGAAGAAATCGCCACCGCGAAAAAAAGCGGGTTCGTGCACGCGGTCAAATATTATCCGGCCGGCGCCACCACCAACTCGGAGAACGGCGTTACCGATCTGTCCCGCTGCCGCGCGGTGTTTACCGCGATGGAAGAGCACGACCTGCCGCTGCTGCTGCACGGCGAAGTCACCGACCCGACGGTGGACGTTTTCGACCGCGAGCAGGTATTCATCGAACGTCACCTCGGCCCGCTCGTGCGTGACTTTCCGAAACTTCGCATCGTGCTCGAGCATGTCACCACGCGCCAGGCGGTCGATTTTGTCGCGCAGGCGCCAGCCAATGTGGCGGCCACCATTACCGTGCATCACCTGCTACACAACCGCAGTGCCATGTTCCAGGGCGGAGTGCGGCCGCATTACTACTGCCTGCCGGTGCTGAAGCGTGAGGAACACCGTCTGGCACTGATCAAGGCGGCCACCAGCGGTAGTCCAAAATTCTTTCTTGGCACCGACAGCGCGCCACATGCGCGCCATGCCAAGGAATCGAGTTGCGGCTGCGCCGGCATCTATACGGCGCATGCCGCGCTCGAATTGTATGCGGAAGCATTCGAAGCCGCCGGCGCACTGAAACAGCTTGAAGCCTTTACCAGTCATTTTGGCGCTGATTATTACCGTCTGCCGCGCAACCGTGACAGCATCACGCTGATGAAGGAGTCGTGGTCGGTGCCGAAAGAACTGGAATTCGGTGATGACACCCTGGTGCCGTTGCGTGCCGGCGGGACCGTCGCCTGGAAACTGGCAACGAAGCCGTCGTGATCGCCGTGGCGGAACTCCGGCAGGTGCTCGATGTTGCTGTTGCCGTCATTCAGCGCGAAGACGGACGTGTGCTGCTGGCGCAGCGCCCGGCTGGCAAACCGTGGGAAGGTTACTGGGAATTTCCCGGTGGAAAAATCGAGAGCGGCGAAAGCGCCGACCAGGCGCTGGCGCGCGAGCTGCACGAAGAACTCGGCGTCGATCTCGACCGCGTGTATCCGTGGGTGACACAGGAATACGCTTACCCGGAGAAGCGGGTACGGCTACATTTTTACCGCGTGCTGGCGTGGCATGGCCAGCCACACGGGCGTGAAGGGCAGGGCATGTCATGGGAGAATCCTGCGGCGATCAATATCGGTCCCTTGCTGCCAGCGAACGACAAGGTGTTGCGCGCGTTGTCTTTGCCTTCAGTTTACGCGATCACGAATGCCAGGAAATACGGCGAGGTAGAATTCATGCAACGGCTGAAAGCCGCGCTCGAAAAAGGCGTGCGGCTTATTCAGGTGCGAGAGCACGAAATGCCACCGGAGCAACTCGAATCATTCTCACGCCGCGTGGTAACGTTGGCCCACGAGTATGATGCCAGGGTACTTATTAATAGTGATGAGACGCTGGCCCGGCGCTGCGGCGCCGATGGTGTGCACTTGCCCAGCGAACATCTGATGCGCTTGAAACAACGCCCGGGAACACGAATATGGGCCGCTTCCTGCCACGACGCCGCCGAGCTGGCGCAGGCGGCCCGGCTTTCGGCCGATTTTGTCGTGCTGTCACCGGTATTGCCGACACTGACCCATCCTGACGCTGCCGGCATGGGTTGGGGAAAGTTTGCCGGTTTTGTGAATAATTATCCGCTGCCGGTCTACGCGCTCGGCGGCATGAAACGCGAATTGCTCGACACCGCCATGAAGCATGGGGCGCATGGCGTCAGCCTCTTGAGCGGTATCTGGTAAGGAGAAAAAACCATGGAATCCACCAACACCCTGGGCCTGATTGCCGGCGCGCTGACCACCGTCGCCTTCATTCCCCAGGTGGTGAAAATCTGGAAATCCAAGCACACCCTGGACATCTCATTGGGCATGTTTGCGATTTTCAGCGTGGGTGTGTTCCTGTGGCTGCTGTACGGTATCCAGCTCGGCGCCTTGCCGCTCATTCTGTCCAACAGCATCACGCTGGTATTGTCGCTGACAATTCTGTTTTTCAAGCTCAAATACAAATAAATCTTCGGGATTGAGTCGGTTTTCCGAAGCCGATAGCATTAATCTGAAATTGCAACATAGTCTGGAGTGGATCATGCCGGAAACGCTATATCAATCTGACATCAAGAGCCTGCGGCTGCGCAATCGCGGCAAGGTGCGTGATATTTACGATGTCGACGACAAGCATCTGCTCATCGTCACCACCGATCGCTTGTCCGCTTTCGACGTGGTGCTGCCCGATCCCATCCCCGGCAAGGGCGCGCTGCTGACCGCCATGTCGAATTTCTGGTTCGCGCGCACGCGCGCGACCATTCCCAACCAGCTGACCGACACGCCGCTCGAAAAGATCCTCAAGGATCCCGCTGAGCGCAAGCAGGTGGAAGGCCGCGCGACCCTGGTGAAGAAGCTCAAGCCGCTGCCGGTGGAGGCGATCGTGCGCGGTT
The Sulfuricaulis sp. DNA segment above includes these coding regions:
- a CDS encoding HigA family addiction module antitoxin: MKQPKNPFHPGEILLEEFLNPAGITQLAFAKKLGWTRARLNELIKGKRGITAEAALDLAKALGTSAKLWMNLQATYDLDQAMKRRKAA
- a CDS encoding type II toxin-antitoxin system RelE/ParE family toxin, which translates into the protein MIESFGNRLAEDLFFDRASKEVRHFSPELKRVARRKLLYLHDAAELMDLRTPPGNRLEPKKGRLAGYYSIRINDQWRILFRWEGGNAKDVQVVDYH
- a CDS encoding ABC transporter permease; the encoded protein is MNTTTQTLKFNYHAILAIYKFEMARFKRTIWQSLVTPVITTSLYFVVFGAAIGSRMGDVDGIHYGSFIVPGLIMLSLFTESVSNASFGIHMPRFTGTIYEILSAPVSAFEIVLAYVGAAATKSILIGLIILATANLFVPIHIMHPFWMVGFLLLVAVTFSLFGFCVGIWAKGFEQLQFVPMLILTPLTFLGGVFYSIDMLPGAWRTFSLFNPIVYVISGFRWSFYGSADVGVGISLAATSIFFLLCLGLVWLIFRTGYRLKS
- a CDS encoding ABC transporter ATP-binding protein, which produces MTAVISIAKLNKTYASGLVALADVDLDIRRGEIFALLGPNGAGKTTLISVVCGISTPTSGSVRVDGHDILSDYRAARAKIGLVPQELYTDMFETPWATMNFSRGLFGLPPNPAHLEQVLRDLSLWNKRHDKIMTLSGGMKRRVLIAKALAHEPEVLFLDEPTAGVDVELRRDMWALVRRLRDGGVTVILTTHYIAEAEEMADRIGVISKGRLILVETKIALMKKLGKKQLTLHLQEPLAEIPAGLSDWGLTLNNGGSDLEFTFDSSKEHTTIPSLLRRLSELGIVFKDLNTRESSLEDIFVSLVSERQ
- a CDS encoding MoaD/ThiS family protein, giving the protein MKVLIPTPLLSYTKVPEVEASGATLMELLADLDRQYPGLRFRVIDEQNKMRPHMRFFVNGEQTFNIRQSLRPTDSVALVQALSGG
- the purE gene encoding 5-(carboxyamino)imidazole ribonucleotide mutase, whose amino-acid sequence is MSSNPRVAVIMGSQSDWEVMQTAVKMLKDFGVSCEAKVMSAHRTPELVAEYVRAAPTRGTKCIIAAAGGAAHLAGVVAAHTTLPVLGVPMPSKHLQGMDSLLSTVQMPKGIPVATFAIGDAGAGNAALFAVAMLALEDAVLARKLTEFRNKQADAIKATKLPDVS
- the pyrC gene encoding dihydroorotase — protein: MMQLTLTRPDDWHLHLRDGAALRAVLPHTAQRFARAIVMPNLKAPVTTVTQALAYRERILAALPPGARFEPLMTLYLTDRTTPEEIATAKKSGFVHAVKYYPAGATTNSENGVTDLSRCRAVFTAMEEHDLPLLLHGEVTDPTVDVFDREQVFIERHLGPLVRDFPKLRIVLEHVTTRQAVDFVAQAPANVAATITVHHLLHNRSAMFQGGVRPHYYCLPVLKREEHRLALIKAATSGSPKFFLGTDSAPHARHAKESSCGCAGIYTAHAALELYAEAFEAAGALKQLEAFTSHFGADYYRLPRNRDSITLMKESWSVPKELEFGDDTLVPLRAGGTVAWKLATKPS
- a CDS encoding Nudix family hydrolase; this translates as MIAVAELRQVLDVAVAVIQREDGRVLLAQRPAGKPWEGYWEFPGGKIESGESADQALARELHEELGVDLDRVYPWVTQEYAYPEKRVRLHFYRVLAWHGQPHGREGQGMSWENPAAINIGPLLPANDKVLRALSLPSVYAITNARKYGEVEFMQRLKAALEKGVRLIQVREHEMPPEQLESFSRRVVTLAHEYDARVLINSDETLARRCGADGVHLPSEHLMRLKQRPGTRIWAASCHDAAELAQAARLSADFVVLSPVLPTLTHPDAAGMGWGKFAGFVNNYPLPVYALGGMKRELLDTAMKHGAHGVSLLSGIW
- a CDS encoding SemiSWEET transporter, which produces MESTNTLGLIAGALTTVAFIPQVVKIWKSKHTLDISLGMFAIFSVGVFLWLLYGIQLGALPLILSNSITLVLSLTILFFKLKYK